Proteins from one Setaria italica strain Yugu1 chromosome V, Setaria_italica_v2.0, whole genome shotgun sequence genomic window:
- the LOC101755971 gene encoding uncharacterized protein LOC101755971 produces the protein MPPSKPKRRRGGASSRGRKKQKRLDAIRDVAPPLPPPPAPLGGGGGDDDSDAEGIRRSTRVRRAPVLLDTSPLPSPRRKRPRRGGGVSGSGSSRRGSRGRARHEVDAREMEEEEEEDDDEGSVVWRSRLRDRVKGKAKLQGRARSLWFEDEEYGEEEEEAAEEEDETEDEEEEARTVVVDVRERADDEESSEESGGLQSQGRELTDREINLTIDLNVDAHDAVEGVNVVEKEDGEKGEKVGEEVVPAEQEEEEEGPIVGGTNDLEEGKGEELVAEEGLQREEKTEELELPVLGGNGSDELPCDESNEEVRASNSGETEQVDMQTEQIAEESNLPSEQHMELDPSGPAEQEEEVQQDEQTGHVPDVVLAEDGPKERMRKSPIADEKRGVKVVKEGRRCGLCGGGTDGRPPKIALHDSVDSENEAYEGALPSEEPNYDMWDGFGDDPGWLGRLLGPIHDRFGIARVWVHQNCAVWSPEVYFAGLGCLRNVRAALCRGRLLKCSRCGRPGATIGCRVDRCPKTYHLPCSRSEACIFDHRKFLIACNDHRHLFQPQGDKYVELLRKLKVKKMKADVRKLSQDAWRKDREAEEKWLENCGEDEEFLKREGKRLNRDLLRIAPVYIGGSSENEKSYRGWESVAGLNDVIQSMKEVVILPLLYPEFFSSLGLTPPRGVLLHGHPGTGKTLVVRALIGACSQGNRRIAYFARKGADCLGKYVGDAERQLRLLFQVAERCQPSIIFFDEIDGLAPCRSRQQDQTHNSVVATLLSLLDGLKSRGSVIVIGATNRPDAIDPALRRPGRFDREIYFPLPTFEDRSAILSLHTKNWPSPISGAFLSLIASQTVGYAGADLQAICTQAAINALKRTCPLHEILLSAEKGIEQGRVPLPSVLVEERDWLAALAAAPPPCSQREAGIAANDLVSSPLDSGLVPSLLKPLVHLLISLYLDERVWLPLSLLKASGSIKEVVFSSMEKNSVPRSFWSTYLNSLIQQKGIANRIKMVLSSCGLASAQLGSHDSMLPSHVETQENFCGNRSNSTGSHMKGGLPHKLSGFRVLVAGAPRSGQQHLIRCLLHGFMGQIVIHKLDLATMVQEGNGDILSGLTQILLKCLNLGRCIIYMPRIDLWAVDKVHNQIEDNMLNMGTSNLASSTTNHIRKCSEVWNALVEQMDSLLASVSISVLSTSDLRFQDLPSGVRGFFSTHVVDQCLASSEHTIPRFSVNIDSHSSWDEMIDSCAFRLSHDLIQHHVQFLHDKSHKNNHHEQKEVFTSMEISAQGEPKSSENDQPMCGVASRENPTQLAASRAQQEPPPSNVKDNVKNVQKPLEDTVQRYPSSRIVKGNETLAIAAFGIQILQHPQFSKLCWVTSKLREGPCTDINGPWKGWPFNSCLLHSSASPDKSVNGGNNVIKGKEKTLYVRGLVAVGLLAYRGVYESVIEVCAEVRKVLELLVGQIRTKILEKRNRFRYFHILTQVAYLDDIVNSWAYTFQRLHADSRTGISGTKSSCSEVCQSTRHLAETIVQVAPFGNPAEVEDIPAQHTEDCEVVPGPNKMQDNPVQCTAEQDNSVHPAETNVQVAPVGNPVEVEDIPAQHTEDCEVVPGPNKMQDNPVHYTAEQLGTHTMVCDLDDDDVTSISSKDAVEHNLIQSASTEVHRRNLTHADTARNDGERSGANNDGKVSNLTYDEGNCRPDIQRSENRTESAECLNDLQKAGNSVGSSASIDNTEIPRNVVSSEAYGDDNELKKNNPLNDVESSHLIDGQLQYDMNNLSVPKALCLYKCCSACFRAVYKMVHDTLSNSLMPNLHCLTVDDMHDILSSWCMNLLATVRKCYSSQDEVNCEENFETTHNKETCLEHCACQSDLRHLSRECICHSENNDETGTANTDCLSGQSLSFCFKDGVWMPSNLTAETELHCSFRRFCICSILGTISMLVNSPVDEII, from the exons ATGCCTCCGTCCAAGCccaagcggcggcgcggcggcgcctcctCGCGCGGCCGGAAGAAGCAGAAGCGCCTCGACGCGATACGcgacgtcgcgccgccgctgccacctccCCCGGCGcccctgggcggcggcggcggcgacgacgattCAGACGCGGAGGGCATCCGCCGCAGCACGCGGGTGCGCCGCGCGCCGGTCCTCCTCGACACATCGCCGCTCCCTTCGCCCCGCCGCAAGAggcctcgccgcggcggcggggtgagcgggagcgggagctcgCGGAGGGGGAGCCGGGGCAGGGCGCGGCACGAGGTGGATGCccgggagatggaggaggaggaggaagaggacgacgacgaggggaGTGTGGTGTGGCGCTCGCGGCTGAGGGATAGGGTTAAGGGGAAGGCCAAGCTGCAGGGGCGGGCGAGGAGCCTGTGGTTCGAAGATGAAGAGTacggggaagaggaggaggaggcggcggaggaggaggatgaaacggaggatgaggaagaggaggccaggacggtggtggtggacgTTCGCGAGAGGGCTGACGACGAGGAGTCGAGCGAGGAGAGTGGAGGTTTGCAGTCGCAAGGAAGGGAACTGACGGATAGAGAGATCAATTTAACAATCGATTTGAATGTAGACGCACATGATGCAGTGGAGGGTGTCAATGTAGTAGAAAAGGAAGATggagaaaaaggagagaagGTTGGGGAGGAAGTGGTGCCGGCAgagcaagaggaagaggaggaaggaccAATAGTAGGTGGTACAAATGATCTAGAGGAAGGCAAGGGAGAGGAAttggtggcggaggagggttTGCAGCGGGAGGAGAAAACTGAAGAGTTGGAATTGCCTGTATTGGGAGGAAATGGTAGCGACGAGTTACCTTGTGATGAGAGTAATGAGGAGGTTAGGGCCAGCAATTCAGGCGAAACTGAGCAGGTTGACATGCAAACTGAACAGATTGCAGAAGAGAGCAACCTGCCTTCTGAGCAGCATATGGAACTGGACCCGTCTGGTCCTGCTGagcaagaggaagaggtccagcAGGATGAACAGACGGGTCATGTCCCAGATGTGGTATTGGCTGAGGATGGTCCAAAGGAGAGGATGCGGAAATCCCCCATTGCAGATGAAAAACGGGGAGTTAAGGTGGTTAAAGAAGGGAGAAGGTGTGGGCTCTGTGGTGGAGGGACTGATGGGAGACCACCTAAGATTGCGTTGCATGATTCTGTTGACAGTGAGAATGAAGCATACGAGGGGGCTTTGCCTTCAGAAGAGCCCAACTATGATATGTGGGACGGATTTGGTGATGATCCTGGATGGCTTGGAAGGTTGCTGGGTCCAATTCACGACCGCTTTGGCATTGCACGTGTCTGGGTTCATCAGAACTGTGCTGTTTGGAGTCCCGAG GTTTACTTTGCTGGTTTGGGGTGCTTGAGAAATGTAAGAGCTGCACTTTGCCGTGGAAGGCTTCTGAAATGCAGTCGATGTGGCAGACCTGGTGCAACTATTGGGTGTCGTGTCGATCGTTGCCCGAAAACCTACCATTTG CCTTGTAGTCGATCGGAAGCCTGTATATTTGATCACCGGAAGTTTCTTATAGCTTGCAACGATCATCGTCATCTCTTCCAACCCCAAGGAGATAAGTATGTTGAATTACTCAGAAAACTGAAGGTAAAAAAGATGAAGGCAGATGTCAGAAAGCTGTCACAAGATGCATGGAGAAAGGACAGAGAGGCTGAGGAGAAATGGTTAGAGAACTGTGGGGAAGATGAAGAGTTCTTGAAACGTGAGGGAAAGAGGCTAAACAGAGACCTTTTGCGCATTGCGCCTGTTTATATAGGAGGCTCCTCTGAAAATGAAAAGTCATATCGTGGTTGGGAATCTGTTGCTGGGCTCAATGATGTTATTCAGAGCATGAAGGAGGTGGTGATACTACCTCTTCTCTATCCTGAGTTCTTTAGCTCTTTAGGTCTTACACCTCCGAGAGGTGTTCTGCTGCATGGCCACCCTGGTACTGGTAAAACACTTGTTGTGAGGGCACTAATAGGGGCATGTTCTCAAGGTAACAGAAGGATTGCTTATTTTGCTCGAAAAGGTGCTGATTGTTTGGGTAAGTATGTTGGTGACGCCGAGAGACAGTTAAGACTTCTATTTCAAGTAGCTGAACGATGTCAACCTTCTATCATATTTTTTGATGAGATAGATGGTTTAGCACCTTGTAGATCCAGACAACAAGACCAGACACACAATTCAGTCGTGGCAACTTTGCTTTCATTGCTTGATGGTTTGAAATCACGAGGCTCGGTTATAGTGATTGGGGCTACAAATCGCCCTGATGCTATTGATCCTGCTCTTAGGAGACCAGGAAGGTTTGATCGTGAGATATACTTTCCGCTTCCAACCTTTGAGGATAGATCTGCTATTCTGTCACTGCATACGAAAAACTGGCCAAGTCCTATTTCAGGTGCATTCCTGTCACTTATTGCTAGCCAAACTGTTGGATATGCTGGTGCTGATCTGCAGGCAATCTGTACACAAGCTGCGATCAATGCTTTGAAAAGAACCTGCCCGTTACATGAAATTTTGCTATCTGCTGAAAAAGGAATTGAGCAGGGGCGAGTTCCTTTACCATCAGTTCTTGTGGAGGAAAGAGATTGGTTAGCTGCTCTTGCAGCTGCCCCTCCACCCTGTTCACAAAGAGAAGCAGGAATTGCCGCAAATGATCTAGTTTCCTCACCTCTAGATTCTGGTCTTGTACCAAGTCTTCTTAAACCATTGGTACACCTGCTTATTTCTCTTTATTTGGATGAACGTGTATGGTTACCTTTGTCTCTTCTTAAGGCATCTGGTTCTATTAAGGAAGTTGTGTTCTCATCCATGGAAAAGAATAGTGTACCCCGCTCTTTCTGGTCTACTTATCTTAATTCTTTGATCCAACAGAAAGGTATTGCAAATAGAATTAAAATGGTCTTGTCAAGCTGTGGTCTAGCATCTGCACAATTAGGAAGTCATGATTCAATGTTGCCGAGCCATGTTGAAACACAGGAGAATTTTTGTGGCAACAGATCAAATTCCACTGGTTCTCATATGAAGGGAGGGTTACCTCATAAATTATCAGGCTTTCGAGTTTTAGTGGCTGGAGCACCCAGATCAGGCCAGCAACACCTAATTCGTTGCCTACTCCATGGTTTTATGGGCCAGATTGTTATACACAAGCTTGATCTTGCAACTATGGTGCAGGAGGGAAATGGTGATATTCTTAGTGGACTGACACAAATTCTTT TAAAATGCCTAAACCTTGGAAGGTGCATCATCTACATGCCTAGAATTGATTTGTGGGCAGTTGATAAGGTCCATAATCAGATAGAAGATAATATGCTCAATATGGGGACAAGCAATTTAGCATCCTCAACTACCAATCACATAAGAAAATGTTCTGAAGTTTGGAATGCATTGGTTGAGCAGATGGATTCCTTGTTAGCTTCTGTATCGATAAGTGTTCTG TCCACTAGTGACCTGAGGTTTCAAGATCTTCCTAGTGGAGTAAGAGGTTTCTTCAGCACACATGTTGTGGATCAATGCCTTGCTTCTTCAGAACACACAATTCCAAGATTTTCTGTGAATATTGACAGCCACTCTAGTTGGGATGAGATGATTGATTCATGTGCTTTTCGGTTATCTCATGACTTGATTCAACATCATGTTCAATTTTtgcatgacaaatctcataagAATAACCATCATGAACAGAAAGAAGTCTTTACTTCCATGGAGATCAGTGCACAAGGTGAACCTAAGTCCAGTGAGAATGACCAACCCATGTGTGGAGTTGCTTCTAGGGAGAATCCAACTCAGCTGGCTGCAAGCAGAGCTCAACAAGAGCCACCACCATCTAATGTGAAAGATAATGTAAAAAATGTTCAGAAACCTTTAGAGGACACTGTGCAAAGATATCCGTCTAGTAGGATTGTAAAAGGCAACGAGACACTTGCTATTGCTGCTTTTGGAATTCAGATACTGCAGCACCCTCAGTTCTCTAAACTTTGTTGGGTTACCTCGAAGCTACGGGAAGGCCCCTGCACTGATATAAATGGGCCATGGAAAGGCTGGCCATTTAATTCCTGTTTATTGCATAGCAGTGCCTCACCTGATAAGTCAGTAAATGGAGGAAACAATGTTATTAAGGGCAAGGAAAAGACTCTCTATGTGAGAGGGTTGGTTGCTGTTGGCTTATTGGCTTATAGAGGTGTCTACGAGTCTGTTATTGAAGTCTGTGCTGAGGTGAGAAAGGTATTGGAGCTGTTAGTTGGACAGATCCGAACTAAAATTTTGGAAAAGAGAAATCGGTTTCGGTATTTTCATATTCTAACTCAAGTAGCTTATCTGGATGATATTGTGAACAGCTGGGCATACACCTTTCAAAG ATTACATGCTGATAGCAGGACAGGAATATCAGGCACAAAGAGTTCATGCTCCGAAGTGTGTCAAAGTACTAGACATCTTGCAGAAACCATTGTACAAGTTGCTCCATTTGGCAACCCTGCTGAGGTTGAAGACATTCCAGCCCAACACACAGAGGACTGTGAAGTTGTTCCTGGTCCTAATAAGATGCAAGACAATCCAGTTCAGTGTACTGCAGAGCAAGACAATTCAGTTCATCCTGCAGAAACCAATGTACaagttgctcctgttggcaACCCTGTTGAGGTTGAAGACATTCCAGCTCAACACACAGAGGACTGTGAAGTTGTTCCTGGTCCTAACAAGATGCAAGACAATCCAGTTCATTATACTGCAGAGCAACTTGGAACCCATACTATGGTCTgtgatcttgatgatgatgatgtcacATCTATATCCAGCAAGGATGCAGTGGAACACAATCTTATCCAGTCAGCTTCAACAGAGGTGCATAGGCGTAACCTTACACATGCAGATACAGCAAGAAATGATGGAGAACGCAGTGGAGCAAACAACGATGGGAAAGTGTCCAATTTAACCTATGATGAAGGGAACTGCAGACCAGATATTCAAAGATCTGAAAACCGCACAGAATCTGCTGAATGCTTGAATGATCTGCAAAAGGCAGGAAATTCTGTTGGATCCTCTGCAAGCATTGACAATACAGAAATACCAAGGAACGTTGTTTCTTCTGAAGCTTATGGTGATGATAATGAGTTGAAGAAGAACAATCCTCTGAATGATGTGGAATCAAGTCATTTGATTGATGGTCAACTGCAATATGACATGAATAATCTTTCAGTTCCAAAAGCTCTATGTCTCTACAAATGTTGCTCTGCATGCTTCCGTGCTGTTTATAAGATGGTTCATGATACTCTATCAAATTCTCTAATGCCTAATCTGCATTGCTTAACAGTTGATGATATGCATGACATTCTGTCATCGTGGTGCATGAATCTATTAGCAACTGTTAGAAAATGTTACAGCTCTCAAGATGAGGTGAACTGTGAAGAAAATTTTGAAACAACGCACAATAAAGAAACCTGCTTAGAGCATTGTGCTTGTCAGAGTGATCTTCGTCATCTTTCAAGGGAGTGCATATGCCATTCGGAAAACAACGATGAGACTGGAACTGCAAATACTGATTGCCTATCAGGACAGAGTTTAAGTTTTTGCTTTAAGGATGGTGTATGGATGCCATCAAATCTCACTGCAGAAACAGAACTTCATTGCAGCTTCAGGAGATTCTGCATTTGCTCAATATTAGGAACAATTTCTATGCTAGTCAATTCTCCAGTTGATGAGATTATCTGA
- the LOC101755299 gene encoding fasciclin-like arabinogalactan protein 11, which yields MARRIAVAAAAFLALAVVPAALAQAPGPAAAPSGPPNVTAILEKGGQYTTFMRLMKETQQDTQLNSQLNSSFGNGGSGYTVFAPTDNAFNNLKPGTLNSLTQQQQVSLVQGHVLPQFYSMDSFQTASNPVRTQASGRDGPYTLNITSDTNNQVNVSSGVVDVRISNALYSNKPLAVYSVDKVLLPMELFGAKAPAAAPTASEGKPKKGGSSDAASGPAGSDDSAPTGAASARAVGWSVAGLAAVLGYLL from the coding sequence ATGGCGAGGCGcatcgccgtggcggcggcggcgttcctgGCGCTGGCGGTGGTTCCCGCGGCGCTGGCGCAGGCGCCGGGCCCCGCGGCGGCACCGAGCGGGCCCCCCAACGTGACGGCGATCCTGGAGAAGGGCGGGCAGTACACGACGTTCATGCGGCTGATGAAGGAGACGCAGCAGGACACGCAGCTCAACAGCCAGCTCAACAGCTCCTTCGgcaacggcggcagcggctacACGGTGTTCGCGCCCACCGACAACGCCTTCAACAACCTCAAGCCCGGCACGCTCAACTCCCtcacccagcagcagcaggtgtcGCTGGTGCAGGGCCACGTCCTGCCCCAGTTCTACAGCATGGACTCCTTCCAGACCGCCAGCAACCCCGTCCGCACCCAGGCCTCCGGCCGGGACGGGCCCTACACGCTCAACATCACCTCCGACACCAACAACCAGGTCAACGTCTCCTCCGGCGTCGTCGACGTCCGCATCAGCAACGCGCTCTACTCCAACAAGCCGCTCGCCGTCTACTCCGTCGACAAGGTGCTCCTGCCCATGGAGCTCTTCGGGGCCAaggcccctgccgccgcgcccaccgcgtCCGAGGGCAAGCCCAAGAAGGGCGGGTCCTCCGACGCCGCCTCTGGGCCCGCCGGCTCCGACGACTCCGCGCCCACGGGCGCCGCCAGCGCCAGGGCCGTCGGCTGGAGCGTCGCGGGCCTCGCCGCCGTTCTGGGCTACCTGCTGTGA
- the LOC101754896 gene encoding monothiol glutaredoxin-S5 — MYQAIPYSSARPWLVPAAEAAGVVAVKPEPAAEEPAARTDAAGDDGGGRAEVERAVAESPVLVVGRRGCCLSHVVKRLLQGLGVNPAVHEVADEAALAGVVPAGAGAEAAALPAVFVGGKLLGGLDRLMAVHISGELVPILKKAGALWL; from the coding sequence ATGTACCAGGCGATCCCCTACAGCAGCGCCCGGCCGTGGCTCGTGCCGGCGGctgaggcggcgggcgtcgtcgCCGTGAAGCCGGAGCCTGCGGCGGAGGAGCCCGCCGCTCGGACCGACGCCgcgggggacgacggcggcggcagggcggagGTCGAGAGGGCCGTGGCGGAGAGCCCGGTGCTGGTGGTGGGGCGGCGCGGGTGCTGCCTGAGCCACGTCGTGAAGCGGCTGCTGCAGGGGCTCGGCGTCAACCCGGCGGTGCACGAGGtcgccgacgaggccgcgctcgccggggtcgtcccggccggcgccggcgccgaggccgccgcgctgccggcgGTGTTCGTCGGCGGGAAGCTGCTGGGCGGGCTGGACCGGCTTATGGCCGTCCACATCTCCGGCGAGCTCGTGCCCATCCTCAAGAAGGCCGGTGCCCTCTGGCTCTAA